A window of Kyrpidia spormannii genomic DNA:
AAAGCACCTGGCCGTTGTTGGTGGCCGAATTCTCCGGGTTCGCCGAATCATAAGGCGGCGTAGTGGTCGCCTGACCGTTGAAAATATATTTCCCATTATACTGGGAGTTCCCGATGGTCACCATCTGCTGGAGCAGTTGGTCCACCTCGGAGGCCAGGGCCTGTCGGGCGTCCGGCGGCACCGTGTCCGACGCCCCCTGCACCGCCAAGTCCCGGGCCCGCTTGATCACGTCCCCGGCTTGGTTCATGGCGGTGTCGGTGTAATCGAGCCAGCCCTTGGCCATGTCTGCATTCTGCTGATACTGTCCGTAGTAGGCAACCTGGGCCTTGTAGCGCATGGCGAACCCCACACCGACGGGATCGTCCGCCGGCCGGTTGATCCGCTTGCCCGAAGCCGCCTCGTCCTGGAGCCGGCTCAGGCGGCGATAATTGTTCTGCAAATCAAGCAAAAATTGCTGGGTGAGCATGCCTTGGGTCACCCGCATGCCATGTTCCTCCTTCCCCGCTTCGGCGGGATTGTGGGACCAACTTCGGCTTGGAGCCCGGCGCTGTCCGGCTCTCGGGGCGCGGAGTCATTCCGGTGCCCGGAGCACACGGCGTTTCGGGCGTCCACGGCCGCCCCGTCATTGCCGAGGCATCCACGACGCCGAACCCGGTTCCCGAGAACCGGCGCGGTCCCAAGGTGGTGGGCGTCCCCGGAGACGCGATGGACCCGGGAGACCCACGCCAAGGACGCGATGTTGGGTCAGGTATCCACGGGGCGGCCCCCGAAGGCCCGGCGCGACGGGTCCTCCCGGGGACTGGCCCCCGCAATCACGCCGGTGCTGGCGGAGCCCGACTCGTCCCCGTAGACGCGCCGGAGGACACGGGGGTAATACCGGGAGCTACTGGTGCCAAGTGCACGTCATCCCCGTGCCAAGAACACGTCACCGGGGTGCCCGCCTGTCACCAGGCTGCCCTGGCCGCTACAGCCCCACCACCCCGGTGCCGTTAA
This region includes:
- the flgL gene encoding flagellar hook-associated protein FlgL; this translates as MRVTQGMLTQQFLLDLQNNYRRLSRLQDEAASGKRINRPADDPVGVGFAMRYKAQVAYYGQYQQNADMAKGWLDYTDTAMNQAGDVIKRARDLAVQGASDTVPPDARQALASEVDQLLQQMVTIGNSQYNGKYIFNGQATTTPPYDSANPENSATNNGQVLYDIGDGVHLDVNVPGSRFFGAPSEADNVFAVLKQLRDGLNNNDTTKIEDALGKIDSRYSKMLEVRADVGARSNRVDLAQNRLADMVQNLQGLLSKTEDADMGKLAIDLKTAENVHMASLAVGARVLMPSLVDFLK